The genomic DNA tgtttaacagtagtcttccttgctTCCACTTCTGCTTTCTTCTGCACTACTTCTTCAGCCACAGTTTCCTCTTCTGAAACTTGGGATTtttcgggatttgcaaccttcccagacctcaatataattgtcttaacctgctctttagctttcttctttcctggaacttcagtgtcacttggaagtgtaccaggttgacgattcagcacggcattggcaatttgcccaatttgattctccaaggtcttaatagaaaccgcttggctcttgcacatgagccacaactcctccaattcagattttttattcgACTGTTGAggctggagttgttgtcttggtgtatatcgtggttgctgaaaaccaggaggattgtattgctttgctgcatactgATGATAAGGCTGCTGAAACACATTCTGAGAATTGCTCCAACTAAAGTTCGGATGATTGcagttgttgggatgataggtggctggaactggcttctgcgatctctgaaagttgctcatgaaCTGAGGAGATTCACTAGAAATAGTATAATGCTCTGTCTCGtgcgcaccagcacaaagctcacaaatactagtgatctgattaactccctaattagctaaagaatccaccttcatcgtcaaagccttaagctgagcagctatagcaatagctgcatccacctccagaattcctgctaccttgccctgaggtagtctctgagaaggattctggtattcattagcagccatcaaatcaatcaatttataagcttcattatagcttttaacccacaaggctcctcctgatgctgcatcaagcatgggtctagaagtagcacccaaaaCATTATAGAAGAaattaatgatcatccagtcaggcatctcatggtgaggacactttctaagcatctccttataccGCTCTCAAGCCTCACACGAAGATTCTTCAGactgctgcgcaaactgagtaagaccATTTATAATTGCAGTTGTCTTCGCCATAGAAAAGAACTTAGTAAGAAATTTTTGAGCCAGATCTTCCCATTTAGTGATAGAGCCTtatggtagagaatgtaaccagctcttagctttatccttcagagagaatgggaacaaccttagctttatagcatcttcaaacactccattgaacttgaaggtgtcacagatctcgatgaaatctcttatgtgcatgttgggatcttctataggagaacccccaaactgaactgaattctATATCACCTGAATCgtgctagccttgatttcaaaagtgttagccgcgatggctggtctaacaatgctagactgaatatcattgatctttggttgagaatagtccatcaaagcctttggattcACTTCTGGTTCACCCATTGTAACAAGTGCTTTTTCTTTTTTCTCAACTAAGATTTCTTCCTCAACTTTCTCCTCTAGAAGAACTTCATGAAAACTTCCTTAGCTACTAAaacttcttcctcagccttatccagtattctcttacgagaccgagaatgcatatgcatacacgctcgctagagtacttGAAATAGGACAAAAAAATAAGTAAGTAACAATatccgagtcactgaactttaacgaacactgatgacaaacacataaactaaaaattaacaccgagtccccggcagcggcgccaaaaacttgttaggaggaaaacacgcgctaatattcacgcaagtatacgtgatcgcaagtaatatagaattaattatagttcattcccacatagactggtttaggttaattttaatcaatgtacttatgtAACAATATTATGGTTATTAGTCAATGCTAAAATGATCACAAATTAAGGTTGTTATAATtacgattaactaagagattatactaaagaacattaactaagagattaaaaaggATTGTTCTACTATATGACATAAACATagaattctaacttcattactacttcattcaatagcatTTTTGTTCTttaccttagcatgcaatggtgatgacactaatcagataaaatgaaactagtaaacgccaactttcattgtacgaataccctactatcagacatccacaagagagatagaaactgaatagacaccaattatattgagaccatatatgtttatagaatttgacaacataagggttcaatgcgcaagttatctatcgtgattacatagggcaagtaagatggttaaaatgacctacgaatcatgcataacaatacatgaacctatgctagcatggcaatttctaaacccttaaattcactttcgcttcattagagattaacacactatcttataagttcgtgacgctcataagacgaataagcacaaccaatactaggttatcatataatcaccacacactaaggcatcgaaataaattaactaaagaaatccataagtaaatccgctagaaccccacgataatgattagcccataatcggactcatcatcaacgtgggttgTGATGAAAGCAtagtataataaacgtagtctttatattgaataaataataaaccaagtacgtaacaagagtataggttcataaataagaaaactagcatccaagattacaacttaaaacaaagaatcacaagaataaactagatcatcttcgccttggttgaaatatgctatacggtcttcttacgccttctccatagcatccaagattacaacttaaaacaaagaatcacaagaataaactagatcatcttcgccttggttgaaatatgttatacggtcttcttacgccttctccaTAAGCTGTGGTACATCTTCTTATGAAAAATGATCATAAGTTATTAATATATAGCAGCTCATGTAGATTAGAAGTCCAACAGATCAAAATTgtagtagaatcaggattcttgaaacccgacctgGCGCAGCCGCGCTTCACCAGCGCAGGCGCGCTGCAAATTTGCATCCCAGCGTGGGCGcgcgctactacagcgcgggcgcgctgactctctGGAAAAATTTCTAATATTTATTTTCTTGCTGGTTTGAGTTGGTTTTTTCACGATCAATCTTCTTGGACATACTCCTAGCAAtaatttagcaccaaaataatgctaaattACCTTGATTCCTGTTATatacctgaaatgcaaaaacattACGAAATCACATTAAATACACAAATAACTcaagtacaaaacaccaattcaagcccTTATGGGACATAATAAGTGGACATAAATGTCGTTTAACAATGTGATCCCCTCAGTAGGTGAGGAACCAATATTCTCAGTACATGAGCCAGAAAAATCATGACTTCTTTCTTGACCGGGGCTCACCCTTGTAAATATAGGGAATCATTTCCTACGTGCGATTGATTATCGAGCCTGCTTCCCCAAGCTTTTGGATATATTTGCATCACATAAAGTGGGTTAGTGGTGGCTGGAATCATAGCCGTAGACATTTCAAATTCAGGTGTGCAAGCCGTTAATGGGAGCATGCACCATCTGCAATTGAGATGTTGCTTCTTGCGTTTCATTaggtgggggattcatccattaAGATGATGGATGGGTTGCATGGACCTCCGTTCTTGAAAGTTCGTCTCCTTGAGTGATGAGGGTAGAACATGGTGAATCTTGAGTGCTTTGTATCTTTTTCATAGTTGTTGTCTTTTTTCCCAcaaacggcgccaaatgttatggataaaaaataaGGTTATATTTATTACGCATATTTAATTCTAGGGTTCGTAAGCTCAAGGGCTTTAATGGCTGCACTTGTGTTTCGTAGCTTAAAActgccttcacaagatgcctacgtatatATGTCTatttagagaatcaagccaaaatgTTGTTCTGAATGGAGGGGTtagaccctttatatagatgttggatGTCCATGTATTGGACtggggttaggagacttggtaaGTAAGTCTCCGTCTTTAATTGGACATTGGAGTCCTAAGATGTATGAAGCAGATTCCTTACTGGTTTAGGTACCTTGGAGACCACTCTTCACGGAATTATATCTTTTATTGGATACATTTAATGAGCTGTTAATTTAccctatttattaattttgtaattattaaataattaggGTTTCGGGCCTCGTTAATTGGGCTTAGTCATTGGACCATATTAGGTCTACTCAGTTCAACATTTATTATGTCTCTAGGCTAATTTCAGGCCCATATCAGTATGATATGATGTTAACGAGAACAAACAATCAGAATAGCTTGTCACTGGCGAACAAGACTTAAAAAACTCGTCACATAGGATCAAGACTTTAAATAACACTAGTTTATTAAAATGCACATCGGTCacctaaaataatattttattttattttaaatttcttaTGCGATTTTGATCATTctgaaattatgaataattaataaatatcATAAATCAAGAAGTTTAAAAAACTATTTTCTCGTTAAATATGTTTACTTCAATAAGAAGCTCTCTCATTATCCACAAATTTAATatcataaaattttattatttattaatcaataattaatataatattttttctatttatttatatataaatttgaaaaaaatctAAAATAGATTGAAACTACATGAGAGACGTCATTTTACCTCCCTTATTTTCTCCTTTACAtaagtataatataatataatgatataataattttgaaaatattgaTAAAACGTATTCATAAATACTTGTCTTTATAATATTTCATtggataaaatttaaataaaaaaaatttaggAAAAATTTATTATAGTAATTGGATTTTAGGAGGAAGAGGagaaataatatttttaaaaaattagaagAATTTAAAAATGGTAAGTTAATTTTAGAAAATGAGAAGTTTTAGGAAAATAGTATGACGGTGAGTTGATTTCAAAAATCATAATGGAAAATGTTGTAAAAATATTAGGAGAATATTACGAATATTTCATAGGCTAGAAATTAAAAGATTTTTTTTAGGAAATATAATATAGTAAGTTGACTTTAGGAGAAAAATGAGAAATGATATTAAAAAAATAGAAGAATATCAAGATGTTAAGTTTGATTAGAGATAAAGTaaaattttaggagaatattatgatGTTAAGTTGTTTTCAAAAATCTTAATATAAAGTGTTGTATAAATTTTAGGAGATTATTACGAACGATGATAATACATTTAGAAGAATatagtaaagttctatggagaccacatTTTTGTTGAATATCTTGTAACCTTGAAGTAAAATCTtctataaaaatatttgaaaacgtattattttgagaattatGTTCCGCAAAGACTATTATTTGATTCAGAATCTTTATTATCATATATGTACTACATGTATTACATTACAAAATGTTTTATTTTATGAAATATGTTTAATTTGCAAAATAATTATTCAGTTTGTAAAACAtacacattttaattattaaacTTATAGAGtcttcaacaattttaatgaattagtgatattcgtagaatataattcataaaataatatattttatggTATTTTGATTGCAAAAGATATGTAGTTATCGAGGTCTCCGATTAAATATTGGTCTTCATAGAAATTcattttatgaaaaatatatggtaattgtaatttttgatatttattgactaaaaaaatttagaaaatagaAAAATGGATAGAGTCGATTTGAGAAGCGTCACCTTAACGGCCCGTCTTCTCATTTATACAAGTATATTTATGATTTATCCTCTGACTAATTCAGGTTTTTTTATCTATTCTAAATTTCATCCAAGTTTTTTTCTCATAATAAATGTTATTTCTAACTTTTTAAGTTTCTTTTTCTAAAATAGATACTCTACGTGggatattaaatatttttaatttatctTCTAATTCTAAAATCAAACAATAtgtattatgatttttttttacatattttaGGTGAAAAATTGTACTTGCATATCCCTTTTATGTAATTATGAGTAGTAGTCAAACTTTATCCATTTCAACACTTGTATCCGAAATTTGAGATTTACAGGATTCCGGCAATGCTactttttttttttgaaataaaaaaaatctttaatttttcaaaattagtGTTAAAACTTAAAAGAGCCATTTTCCTAAAAAATAGCGGGGTTTTCCAAAGAAAAGGTCAGGTAACTAGGTTTTGTAACCACTAGTCTAAATAGGGGCAACAAAATGATAAGAATCCTGCACTTGTTCGTAATCCTGTAAACTTAGTatttcaaagaaaacatttaatTACTAATTAAAGACTTCTGTTATAAACGGATAAAGAGGGCATTTTACAACCCAAACTTCTCTTGTGGACTTGATTCAGGAGATAAGATTGATCAAAAAAACTACTTGGGAAACAAAACTAATTAAGCATGACTGAGATCCAAAAGTAATTCTTTACAAGGCATCTAAATTACTCAAAGTAGATAAAATCCTTGATCTGTAGAAACAATTCTTGAAGCTTTCCCTGATCAATAATCTCTGCACCATGACACCCTCCCTCTTCAATTTTTGCCACTACCTTCACCCCATGGGCATCCAACATTTTTGCAAACTCCTTTATTCTGTCCACCAATGGATCCAATTCAAATCCTCTGACCAAACACCTTGGTAGCCTTTCGATCTCCGGATTAGCAACTTTTAACGGGTTAGAATACTCGTGATCCCGATCACATCCGGGTGGCAGTGACAAATTCCAAAACAGATCTATTACTGATAATGGTAAAACAGGATTTTTGCTCAACTTTTCTTCTGACTGGGTACGTACGACCCCGCCAAAAAAGGGTTGGTTGATTATCAGCCCTTTAATCTGTAGCGGACTAATATCCACATCCAGAACACGTAAACCTGCATGGTAAACAATATTACCACCAGCACTGGTTCCCATAATATGAACATTAGAATAATCAGCTAGCTCTTTCATCCACGGATCACAACCATTAACCTCCCTCGCTTGATCACGTACCCACATAATAGCCTCCATAGCATCATCATACGGTGCAGGAAGACGACTCTCGGGGGCTAGACGATATTCAACAGTTATAACCAATGCAGGGGCAAAAGCCGAAGCACGAGTCCACGTATCATGAAACGGAGATGATGTAGCGCTCAATATAACAAAACCGCCTGCATGAAAATCAATTATTACAGGAAGTTTACGGGTATTATCAACAGGGCGGTAGAGACGAATAAATGTTTTGTTTTCTGAGTTAAGGGTAATGTCTTTCGACAGAGCGAGTGGTTCCTCACGTCCTGACTCGGAGGTGAGTTCAGGTGTTGGAGGGAGACGGGGAAATAGTTCAAATCGGGTGACTGAGCCATCCGAGTTAGGAACGATTTTTAGGAACTTGTATGGTTCATCTATGGCAGAGAAATCTGTTTCCATTGGTTTTTTAATGGTTTAATCAGTGATATATAttatttacatttatttataGGGAGATAAATGTGACTTTAAAAATTCATGGTTGGTAGATGAGATGAGAGGAGAAAGATGGACCATTTATTTGAATGTTCGCCGGTCAAGTTCTGTGTATTAATTTCCAATTTACGACATTGATAGTAGATTAGATGCCTGATTGCAAACGCTACAAAAATGAATTCAAAGATTTGGAATATGAAAGAATTCAAAGTCTAGGTACGTGACAGACTTCTGTGAAATTAATAAGCAATTAATGGGGCACTCACATTAAAAAAAAAAGTAATCGATGGACCACTGTTAAAACAGTTAAACTACGATAAATAAATATGTTTAGGATcagaaaattttatttatttaacgaaattattcatttatcgagattAAAAATATTTTGTCTTTTTTATATTGCGACCGAAAAATATAATTCATTTGACGAATTTATTCGTTCATCGAGCTATTGATGAACTCATCCAGTGTATCAACCATCAATAGACCATTCAAGAGAACATAATCGAGTTTTGACAAAAATGAGTCAAGTTTTGAATCGATTTTCTGGTTGCACGAACTACGTATTAGACCTGAAGTTCGAACTCGTTAATTGAGGGGTCAAAcacatttttttttatcaaataaaaacGAGCCAAGCACAAATAActcattaaaattaaaaaaattatgcaCAAATAAACTCCAATTTCTCTTGACCCAACTAAAtaaaaactcattttatattagCACAAAATTCATTTTCTCGAGTTAGAATCTGTGGatttaatttaatatttcatATATAGATCGTAAAGTTACTCTTCAAAATCTAAAAATTATAATCCCTCCGTCCCATAAGATTCTTTACATTGGGGGATCGGAGGATCAACACGCATTTTAAAACTCTAGTAAACATGTTCcctaaataatttaaaatattttttcttttaaataaaaatgtaatatttaaatttttatacaaaaaaagaaaattataaaaataaattatagaactatattttataatagCCTTAAAATACGTGTTAAGTATGAGAAAAAAgtattgttatggataaaaacttagggtatatttattgttagggttcgtgagcttcgactcaatttgactgctcttgtgtttcgtgactcgatctgcccttaacaagatgcctacttACTTTGCTatatgccaaggatcaagtcaaaaatgtagttctaatttgtggggtgaggccccttatatatgCATGAGATGCCTTGAAATTAGATTATGGTTAAGATACTTGGTTGGCAAGTCTCAGATTTagagtggactttggagtcctatagTCAATCTCCAAGGAGTTATATCCCTATTTGGATTCCACCTGTCAGCTAATTTTTACcctgattaattaattataaaattaattaatattcagggttttggacACTTTATATAATGAGCTTTATTGTTGGCCCAACCCGGacataattaatgcgatattaattgtGCAACCAGGATTTATTTTtctccctatcattttcccccaaTTTCGGGGAAATCGTAAAAGATTTGGCGGAAGTAAAGTTCATTTAATCATACAGGGTATCGTTTTCCACGTAAAGTATGAagtgacctacacatttacaataaTCTTTGCCTTATTCAGGACTTCAAGGTATTTATTGGGGCGTCCCTAttaattttcttaccttattcctattttttttaggaattttctggcaTTTTTaagatttttcccttattttctggtatttttctttattttcaggaattttctaggaattttccttaatttccagaaaatattcataattaccaggaattttccttaatttccggaaaatattcatatttttcaggaattttccttaatttccagaaaatattcataattttcaggaattttctaggaattttccttaatttccagaaaatattcaTAATTCGGGAATTTTCtaggaattttccttaattttcagaaaatattcataattttaaggaattttctaggaatttttcttaatttccagaatatattcataattttcaggaattttctattttttatatataatttcgactaggatcctggtcgaattatggTCTCAAAAGCCCTGGTCGAAGCTTCTTTCGGTCAGGATgattcgatcagaatcctgaccGAATTAAGCTCTCATGTTTTCTGATCGTGTATCATTTCAACCAGGATGATTCGAGCAGAATCGTGATCGAATTTCAGTCAGGATTTATTGTAAAATCAGATTTTGACCGAATTAAGGCCCAATAATTTCTGATCGGGGAATTTTCGATCAGGAACGTTCGATCAGAATTCCTGACCGAATTTGGTGAGGATTTAAAGTTGACTTTGGGTTTTATGACCGAATTAGAGGTCCATAATTCCTGATCGAAGGTTTATTCAACCAGAACCTTTCGATCCGGACCCTGACTTTAGTTTAG from Apium graveolens cultivar Ventura chromosome 5, ASM990537v1, whole genome shotgun sequence includes the following:
- the LOC141661344 gene encoding putative carboxylesterase 8, which codes for METDFSAIDEPYKFLKIVPNSDGSVTRFELFPRLPPTPELTSESGREEPLALSKDITLNSENKTFIRLYRPVDNTRKLPVIIDFHAGGFVILSATSSPFHDTWTRASAFAPALVITVEYRLAPESRLPAPYDDAMEAIMWVRDQAREVNGCDPWMKELADYSNVHIMGTSAGGNIVYHAGLRVLDVDISPLQIKGLIINQPFFGGVVRTQSEEKLSKNPVLPLSVIDLFWNLSLPPGCDRDHEYSNPLKVANPEIERLPRCLVRGFELDPLVDRIKEFAKMLDAHGVKVVAKIEEGGCHGAEIIDQGKLQELFLQIKDFIYFE